The following DNA comes from Alosa alosa isolate M-15738 ecotype Scorff River chromosome 13, AALO_Geno_1.1, whole genome shotgun sequence.
tggtaccccggtctttcagtgtcccgggaatccttgttggtgtaacggtcactaaatgtacacataaattattttattgtaaggcccccatgaacgaaagttcacaaaacttggcatgcattcggagggtgtcataatgatcctacacttttaatttcgtgcagttttgaccatgtcagccagagatattgtgatgaaaacacctaatttttgcttttaattttttaactaggtggcgctatacatgaaataagtggtaatgggatgggttgacatgccccttaagaccaacatacaaaaaaaaggtggacctcctaggccctacggttctcgagatattcacagaaaactgtctcccgccaccacaggccagttggtgtatactgtagtaacataaattaatttattgtttggccccccatgaacggaattccacgaaacttggcgtgcattcagagggtgtcataatgatcttacacttccaattttgtgcagttttgactatgttaggtcacagatacccgcGATTACCTcattttaatttcgtgcagttttgaccatgtcagccagagatattgtgatgaaaaacacctaatttttttactttttgtgtttaactaggtgggctatacatgaaatgagtggttatggaatgggttgacatggccccttgagatcaacatacaaaaaaaaatggtcctcctaaaccttacggttctcgagatattcacagaaaactgtgtctgccctaccctcctttcgggggtgcagtccagcgggggggcgaCAGATccaaacgaaaaacgatggttccatgctatccatatggggttacatgcccaccaagtttcgtctttcagtgtcccggaatccttgacggaaatttggacatgcgaaaaaggaaaaaaataaaaataaaaaaaatctgactaaacctagtctgcgcggcggtcataataagatggatgttgctgttggcaaacagtgtgacacgagttaagcttttattaagttggcaaacgtttgaactagccaactagctccgctggtgggaaacgcatgggactcatagcgctgccgctgtcctattgcgtgcagagggaatatgaaagacaactgattatcccgccctcGGACTGCACTGATAGCTTCCAGAcccacattttaatgtgggtctggaatcagggtgagtgcccagaccctacattttaatgtgggtctggctcgtcaggctagagtTCTGACAATTCCATCAAGGAATTCTTGCAACATTCTTCCGGCTGGGTATTGCCTGCAACCTCACGATAAGATACTTTACTTATCACAATACAGAGGCCACAATACAATTCATATTGCAATACATGTTAATTCTGAATGATGATCATACTGTATCCAACACAGAATTAGGTCTTGTGAAGAGTCTTCAGGGTCAAGTTTGGCTTTCCTTCTAAAATGTAGCTTGATTATAATGTTATGTATGTCTGCTCCACAAATGTGCAGTATGTTAAAAATCCATATTTGAAGACATACCGCTATTTCTCAGAGATTCAGACTCTATCTGAAGCATCTCAACGGGATCATCAAGCCCATCAGTGAAGATGATCAGCacctacatttttttaaagaaaacacaGTGCAATTATTAATGTGCATGCAGCTCAAATGCCATATGACATCTTCTGTGAGCCAGTCGAGCAAAAGCAGGCTCAGAGGAACAGCTCTATTCACCTTACTCAGGCGGCATCCATTGTAAACCAAAACGAGACtgcagggtacacaaaccatagaattgttgtattatatgcattaatgcattaaTGACATGCTGTAGGCAGTGtcccctgtagcctcgttttggtttacaCAATGGCCACTGCCTGAATAAGGTGAATCGAAGGGTGACTACaacaagcaaaaacaaaggccattTATTTGGTGCAGTGTGCAACTGTGCTATCTAAACCATCACATGACTCCAAAGCCAGATTTTGTATGTAGTTGCTGTTTTTAAAAGATATAAGAAACTGAGTGGTTTTAGTGCATTTGTAATCATAGCCATGTACTATGAGTAACAGAGGTCAGTACTATTATTAGGCATTATGTATAAACATTGTATATCATTAATGTGATATATATTCTCTTGCTTACTGTTTGGCATGCTTACCTTCACACCAGCAGTTGAAGTGCTGAACATATCTTTAAAGGACCTCAGCAGCTGTGCATTGAAGGCCAGGTCCTCTACTGTCTGCAACGCCAGCACCTTTGTCATCACATCTTTGCTGACTGTTTCAAAGTTGAATTTATCTAGCACCTTGCCCTCTTTAGAGACTAGACGGAAGCCGATGTGTGCCTCGATAGTTTGGCCCTGTGCACAACACAGGTTGGGTAGTGAGGGGATGCGTTCAGCAATCTCAAGTAGGTAATTCTGCAGTTTCACTTGTGTACTGAATAGTGATGGTTTGGGCCTGTTGGAAATATCAAACCCAATGCCGATGTCCACAGAGCAAATGAAGGCTGAAGAAAAATCAAAGTACAGTACATGTTAATATtatctatgggaaaaaaaaacaattttacaAGGAGATAGTAAAGATTAAAATTGTGAAGTATCATAACATTTGATCAAACATCTTACGCGAGGTTGCTAGTGGCCTGCAAACAGTTTCCACCACTTTTGACTTGATTTGTTCAAGGACACGAAAGTCGTTCACGATGAAGACCCTCTCTGCAGTGCCAGCAATCTGAATCAGCTCATCCCTGTGGATATTGCCCACTCCAATGACATACACATCAACGTGCATGGCTCTGAGCAACATTGCCTCTTCTTTCACTTCATCCTGTGAGTCGCCATCGGTAATCACAATAAGGTTCTGTGAGACACCCTTGTTTTTCCGGCTGCCATTTGCTGTCTGGAAGAACCGCTTCCTGGTGAACTCAAGGGCCCTTCCGATATATGTGCCTTGTCCAATTTGATCAATGGCATCAATTTTAGCATGTGCTGTGGCTTCACTGTCAACCTCGTTGAGGTGGAACTCTTTCTTGGGGAAAGCGCTGAACTGGGCTAGGGCCACCTGCACAGCCTCTGGTTTGATGTAGAAGCTGCTCACCATCTTTTTCATAAACGTCTTCATGATGGTAAAGTCAGTGGCACTGATGCTGCCGGAGCTGTCCGTCAACATGACCAGGTCTACCTCCTTTTTCTCACATGCTAAAGAAAAATCATAATTTGCTCACTTTCACATTAGAAATGACTTTTGAATTTAGTTCATGTGCTTGCAATCTGGCAACCTACATGATGTTACTGCAAGAATATACTCTTATATTAAAactaacccccccacacacacacacacacacacacacacaatctgagcAGTGTAGATCCAGGCCTGCTTGCAATGATTTTTTAGTACCAATGACATTCATTCATATAGCTTCAGTGAGCATTGATAACAATAAGCATGGTCTCAATACTCTTTTTAGACACCAAGGCCTCTAGAACATGCACAAAGTTGACAGTAGTATAGATAAAACTAAATAAGAAGAAACCTTTAGCAGAACCCAGCTGACATGGGGGCACCTGAGActgtttatttaatttaaaaaaaggacTTACGTGGTTTGATGTCTTTACAAAGCTCACTGGAGATGTTCTTGTGCGCGACCTCCAAAGCATCATAGTCACTCACATAAAACACCCTTCTTCTGTCTCCTCCAGTCATGATCTTAAGCTCACTCTCTTTGGCCCCTCCCACACCAATGGCATATATCATGATCCCATAACTCAGGATCTCTTTCGACCACACAGGCAGTAAAACAGGATCTGTGGCTGCTCCATCAGTAATGATGAAAAGGATCTGAGTTACGTCCTGCTCGCGACGGCCACCatgttgttttccaaagtaGTCCAGTGTGTAGCGAAGCGCAGCACCTGTGTAAGTGTTTCCACCTGGTTTTCTAATGGTTGTTATGGCCGTTCGTACCTCCTTTGCGGTAGTGTACTGATTCAGAGTGAACATGGACTCTGCGTCGTCCGAGTAGACGATGGCACCAAACCGGACCAGGTTCTTTCCAACATTCGTGCTATTCACAAGTGAGGTCATAAAGCGTTGCATGCTCTTGTATTGATCCGCACTAATACTGCTGGAGCCATCAACAAGGAAGATCATGTCTGCCACCTCTGTCCTTGTGCAATCTAAAAGGGAGTAGACACaaaacagttgtgtgtgtgtgcatgagagatattgtgtctgtgtgtgtgtgacaaagtaTTGCTTGGGAATACAATTGCATGTTAATGTACTAGGGCTGCATGATTTGGGGAAAATTTGTACCTGTGATTTGTCTGACAGATATTGCGATTACGATTTGCtatatgatttttgaatgtgaatgatctgattcagttcaatattccaaatgtcaTATTGCGATTACGACTACGATTGtaataattgtgcagccctataTTGCACACAGACATTTTGTATAACAGCAATGTCACTGGACAAAAATCATATGTAGACAGTTTCTTGGATTAATCCTAATCCTTGACCAAAAGGATGAAATATCCTTTAGTGAAGTTATTCATTGTTTTTGTTCAGTCTACCCTTAATTCATGTATGGGAAAACATGTGTGTAGATTTTTACTTTTATAGTTGATTCAATGACTATGAAGGGAAGAAGAAAGGACAGAAGAAAGATTAGAGAGATAACAAATTGTTCAGGTGCTCTTTcttttttggacaaaagcaatATATTTTCTGTCTCATTTAAAGCATTGTTCATCTCTCTGTGGACTGCAATCACTTACTAGTGTCAGGATGACAGATCTTATAGAAGATCTTATCCTCCAAAAACTTGAGGCCATCAAAGTCTCTCTCTGTATACACCCTGTCTGTGATGCCACTGATTTCATTCAGCTGGGTTATATTGGCGCTGTCCACACCAATGGAGTAGATGATAATATTTTTGTCCCTCAGAGCCTGCGCAGGCAACTTAACGGCATCTTGGGCTTCACCATCTGTGATGACGATCAGGATCTTTGGGACATTGAGGCGCCCGCCCCTTGAGGTGTCAAAGTACTGGGAGGTAAAGCTGAGAGCTTGACCAGTCAGAGTTCCCCCACCCAGTTGCTTCATGGAGTTCACTTTCTGCACAAGGTCAGTTTGGGTTTGGGGGCTGTCAAGAGAAAACTCCTCCTTCTGGACGGTGCTGAACTGCAGCAACCCCATGCGCACAGAGTCTGGCCCAATGACCGACCGCGTAATTGTGTTGTTGATGAAAGCCTTCATCATGAGGAAGTCTGCAGGGTGAATGCTTCCAGAACTGTCCACCAGAAATATGACATCAGCCAGCATTTCCTTGCATGCTGCATGGGACAAATCAGAGCTTAGTCAAACCAATTTACAGTCCAAAGAACACAAtttgaaaatatttatataaagtCATATACTTCAATCATAAAAACACATTTGGTTCACCTGCTTCAGTGCATATTTGTGTCACGATATCATTCTTCAGTGGTCTAAGTGCATCAAAGTCATTGACCAAGAACCTCCTCTTCGGATCACCGCAAATGTCCAGCAGCTCGGCGTTATTGGCATCCTTCACCCCAATGGCATAAATGGTGATGTCCTGTTGGCGTAATCTCTTTGCTGCCCTTTTCACAACTTCATTGTCATGTGACTCCCCATCTGTTATTACAATGAGGTACCTGGGTACCTTACCCCCACGACTCTTTTCAGCCTCGTCAAAATACGGGCTCATAAAATTTAAAGCGGCACCTGTATAAGTGTCACCTCCAGTTTGTTCGACAGCATCCATAGCCTTCTCCAAAGActttttgtctgtgtaatcGGCCAGGTTGAACTCCAGGCTAGGACTGGTTGAGAACTTTGCCAGACCAACACGTACCTGTTTTGGTCCAATAGGAAACATCCGTATGAATTCCAAAACAAACGTTTTCATTCGGTCAAAATCCTCATAGGCAATGCTGGATGAGTGGTCaatcaaaaaaaagaaatctgctTCCTCTGTTTGGACACAGTCTACAAGACAAAAAGCACACAGAAGATAATTACTATAAAAATACACAATCCTGGGACgatttacattttatttcatGTAAATTTATCACTTTCAAGCACTGCTGGAGACACTGACCTTTTTCcttgggtggtggtgtgggtggtttcGTAATCTCACGGCAAATTCTTTTAGTCAGATTTGCTTCCATTGACTTAAGTTTCACAAAATCATCAATGGATACCACATAGTTCCTAACTGGGTCAGTGGCTATCTTTCGCAGTTCATTCATAGATGCATTTTTAATACCCACTGCATAGACTTTAACTCCTAAATCACGCAATTTCAGAGCTGGACCACTGACGTTATCGTGAGACACACCGTCTGTGATTATTACAGCAATCTGTTGCACACCACTGTCACGCCGGCTGCCCCTCTCCTTGGTAAACATGTTGTTCATTGCAAATGTCAGAGCTTTCCCTGTGTATGTATTGCCCCCATGGTATGGTAGCAGCTTTATGCTCTGCAAAGTATCGAATTTATTATCATATGTGTTCAAGTAGAACTCGGGTCGAGGGTCATCGCTGTAAGTGGCTAAGCCCACCCTCACACCCTTTGAGCTGATATCAAGGTCTTTGAGGATTCTTGCCATGAATGCCCGCATCAGCTGGAAGTTGTTTACTGAAGCATGATTAATGCTGCTGGATTCATCCACAATGAACACAATGTCTGCTACTTTGGCTGTTGTACACTCTGAAACACAGATGGCAAGATGGCATTAAATGAAAAAGTAAACAGTGCATATAAAGCCAgatataataaacaaacaattcagTTATAGAAACCAACGTCTAAATTAATTTACTAAAAAAAGGTTTGGGTTTGTTGGTGAATGCAATACTAATATTAGCCAGCAGAGACTGCTAACTGCTAGCATACTATCAAAGCGATCCACACAGAAAGAAcaaagtgtgtgtctatgaggtACAGCTTTTGTTTTGTGATTTCTTCACTATGTATGGTAAAACTGGAATGTATATTTCAGACAAATAAATcattataaatacattttaacacTACTTGCCAGTTTTAACAGTGGCATCAGCAGTCTCGTCAACAGCAGCCTTGATGTCTGTTATCGTCTGTTGAGTTGATTGTCCAAAATAGATATAAGGGTCTGTTGCAATGGTCTGAAGCTCCACTCTGTCAGCTTGGCCAAGCCCAACAGTAAGTAAAGTCACGCCTTGTGCTTTAATAACTCGTGACGCTTTGATCATATTATCATCTGATTTCCCTGATGTTATGAGCACCAAATAGGGTTTAAATCCACGGGCTCCATTCTCCGAAGTGAAAAAATTATGGCGGGCATAGGTTATTGCCTCTCCAGTGTTACGCGTCCGACTTCCCGTCAATCTCCATCTTTTCAAATATTCCACGATATCAGATCTTGCGGTGAACTGGTTCATCTTGAAATCCACTTTGACAGTATCACCAAACTGAGCCAGGCCCATTCGATTGCCGTCTATGTTTATGTTGAGTTGATTAGAAAGTCGAATAAGCATTTGTTTTATGACCTGAATCTGTGACTGAGCCGAACTGTCCACAAGGAAGAAAATATCAGCATATTTTGGTGTTAGATCTGAAACAAGGTATAAAAGAGAGGACTTAATAAACCAATTTGATAAAATCATACATTAGACGCAGTTGGAAGGAACAATGGAATTGTATATTAAATAATGTATATTTTTAATGTTGCTAATATCGAGGCCAAGTTGATCTGTAGGTGTCAAAGCATTAAGAAAATAATACACTTTACCCTCTGTTTGGATATTCACAGCGGTGCAAACGGTTTTCTGCATACTGTCTATTACATTCTGCAGCTCCTGGTAGTTGTTGATGCCTACCAAGAAGCGCTTACTAGGTTTGTTGGCAACAGATTGCAGCTGTTTGGCATCATAGTTGCCAACACCAATGGCGTAGATGACAATCCCCATTCTCCGCAACATTAGGGCTGGTCCTGCCACGTCATCAGAGGATTCACCGTCTGTGATCACAATGGCAATCTTTGGGACGTTAGCTCGGCTGCCTCCGTCTGGGGTAAAGTACTTATCGTGAAGGAAGGTGAGGCCCTTTCCCAAATAAGTTCCTCCTTGACGGAACTGGAGCTGGGCAATTTTATTAAGTACATCTCTGACGTTGTCATGATCCTTCAGCAGGAACTCCTGGTACGTGTCATCAGTGAACTGAGCTAGGCCTATGCGCACTTTGTCTGATGCCACAGTAAGTCCACTCACAAATGATTGAAGGAATTGCTTCATCTGATTAAAGCTATCCACACCAATGCTACTTGAGCCATCCACAAGGAACACAATGTCAGCAACAGTTGCCTGTTGACAATCTGAAACgataaaaagataaataaattaatatttatttgcAAGTTGAGCACTAGAGATAGCAGAGGATTTAGCAACCCAAGTATTGACATCAGAATGCCATTTAAAATTAAGTACACAAAATGTTTCTCTTAACTTCTTTACTTTCTTCTTTACATGt
Coding sequences within:
- the LOC125305956 gene encoding collagen alpha-6(VI) chain-like isoform X1, coding for MAKTCVLFGAMIAASCFLLSASQKTECTQEAVADIVFLVDGSWSIGSENFQRIREFLHSLVASFDVAPDHVRIGLAQYSNTPRTEFNLNTYQNKQEILEYIDKLPYQGGGTMTGKGLDFILKEHFVQRAGSRAGENVPQIAVVITDGQSQDNVEPHAKDLKNQGITIYAIGIKDADEEQLKEIATEPHDQHVYSVSDFSALQGISQNIVQVLCTTVEEAKRQTIQVPTDCQQATVADIVFLVDGSSSIGVDSFNQMKQFLQSFVSGLTVASDKVRIGLAQFTDDTYQEFLLKDHDNVRDVLNKIAQLQFRQGGTYLGKGLTFLHDKYFTPDGGSRANVPKIAIVITDGESSDDVAGPALMLRRMGIVIYAIGVGNYDAKQLQSVANKPSKRFLVGINNYQELQNVIDSMQKTVCTAVNIQTEDLTPKYADIFFLVDSSAQSQIQVIKQMLIRLSNQLNINIDGNRMGLAQFGDTVKVDFKMNQFTARSDIVEYLKRWRLTGSRTRNTGEAITYARHNFFTSENGARGFKPYLVLITSGKSDDNMIKASRVIKAQGVTLLTVGLGQADRVELQTIATDPYIYFGQSTQQTITDIKAAVDETADATVKTECTTAKVADIVFIVDESSSINHASVNNFQLMRAFMARILKDLDISSKGVRVGLATYSDDPRPEFYLNTYDNKFDTLQSIKLLPYHGGNTYTGKALTFAMNNMFTKERGSRRDSGVQQIAVIITDGVSHDNVSGPALKLRDLGVKVYAVGIKNASMNELRKIATDPVRNYVVSIDDFVKLKSMEANLTKRICREITKPPTPPPKEKDCVQTEEADFFFLIDHSSSIAYEDFDRMKTFVLEFIRMFPIGPKQVRVGLAKFSTSPSLEFNLADYTDKKSLEKAMDAVEQTGGDTYTGAALNFMSPYFDEAEKSRGGKVPRYLIVITDGESHDNEVVKRAAKRLRQQDITIYAIGVKDANNAELLDICGDPKRRFLVNDFDALRPLKNDIVTQICTEAACKEMLADVIFLVDSSGSIHPADFLMMKAFINNTITRSVIGPDSVRMGLLQFSTVQKEEFSLDSPQTQTDLVQKVNSMKQLGGGTLTGQALSFTSQYFDTSRGGRLNVPKILIVITDGEAQDAVKLPAQALRDKNIIIYSIGVDSANITQLNEISGITDRVYTERDFDGLKFLEDKIFYKICHPDTNCTRTEVADMIFLVDGSSSISADQYKSMQRFMTSLVNSTNVGKNLVRFGAIVYSDDAESMFTLNQYTTAKEVRTAITTIRKPGGNTYTGAALRYTLDYFGKQHGGRREQDVTQILFIITDGAATDPVLLPVWSKEILSYGIMIYAIGVGGAKESELKIMTGGDRRRVFYVSDYDALEVAHKNISSELCKDIKPPCEKKEVDLVMLTDSSGSISATDFTIMKTFMKKMVSSFYIKPEAVQVALAQFSAFPKKEFHLNEVDSEATAHAKIDAIDQIGQGTYIGRALEFTRKRFFQTANGSRKNKGVSQNLIVITDGDSQDEVKEEAMLLRAMHVDVYVIGVGNIHRDELIQIAGTAERVFIVNDFRVLEQIKSKVVETVCRPLATSPFICSVDIGIGFDISNRPKPSLFSTQVKLQNYLLEIAERIPSLPNLCCAQGQTIEAHIGFRLVSKEGKVLDKFNFETVSKDVMTKVLALQTVEDLAFNAQLLRSFKDMFSTSTAGVKVLIIFTDGLDDPVEMLQIESESLRNSDVHALLAVALDGATNAHELELVEFGRGFGYKQPLAIGMHNVESAILKQIDTATERVCCGVMCKCSGPDGMRGPRGPPGQKGPPGTKGHAGYPGEEGGPGERGPPGPNGTQGVQGCPGRRGIKGGRGYRGDTGEDGEHGLDGVNGEQGVTGVAGASGERGEPGSPGRRGIRGDPGVKGQSGLRGDPGEPGTDNTIAGQKGENGHRGMQGEAGPDGSPGRPGDAGNTGPQGRRGNPGVKGSIGDPGDIGIQGSPGPSGAQGPRGPIGLIGPSGSSGLPGPQGRPGTTGPKGSPGGAGSKGQKGQQGDSGIKGGIGSAGPRGPPGLDGRDGYGPPGPKGLKGESGFPGYPGLQGEDGTKGKSGGPGVKGNRGRGGNAGNSGLPGDPGTTGPTGHRGSRGAPGPRQMSDCELINYVRDNCACASGLIECPAYPTELVIALDMSEDVTPEVFERMRAIVHHLLEDMSIAESNCPRGARVAIVSFSSSVKYLVRFSDYHRKKHLIEEVNNIALERTSNRRNIGTAMRFVARHVFKRTRKGLLMRKVAVFVTNGASQDIKAINTAVLEFKAHDIHPAVISFRNAPNVRSAFEADETQSFILSLVESGQERQQISDVKKCIICYDPCKRDASCSNMNKTPAPVQVNLDLAVLVDGSRNVQADQYEGVKELLGSVVEQIAVSSQPSRSDGQARVALYQPVPSSYRPTAEQVPVQEEFDFTSFQDSSAMKKHIFQSMQQLGGSYGLGYAVEWVITRGLLTAVKSRKNRMVLAIIGGETSYWDRAQLEYASKLARCQGVVLFTLTVGDTFNTTQVEELASLPLEQHMVHLGEVKQGEQEYAKRFLRTFLSFVKREVNTYPSATIKQMCRDFQQQNQGSVLEAAERPLEKVPWPTSTGTTEVVEEFTEEVEEYTEQTGLDQTRNTQTKDGGQQAIGRGDTDAQCELSVDAGRFCGKYEQRWYYNTEIGACSLFWYGGCDGNSNRFNTESECFDTCSQYNVDVLQQKEDATVVQDVCNLRQDEGSCREYALKWYYDTVQNECLQFWYGGCDGNGNRFETKTDCEAHCVKAR
- the LOC125305956 gene encoding collagen alpha-6(VI) chain-like isoform X3 — translated: MAKTCVLFGAMIAASCFLLSASQKTECTQEAVADIVFLVDGSWSIGSENFQRIREFLHSLVASFDVAPDHVRIGLAQYSNTPRTEFNLNTYQNKQEILEYIDKLPYQGGGTMTGKGLDFILKEHFVQRAGSRAGENVPQIAVVITDGQSQDNVEPHAKDLKNQGITIYAIGIKDADEEQLKEIATEPHDQHVYSVSDFSALQGISQNIVQVLCTTVEEAKRQTIQVPTDCQQATVADIVFLVDGSSSIGVDSFNQMKQFLQSFVSGLTVASDKVRIGLAQFTDDTYQEFLLKDHDNVRDVLNKIAQLQFRQGGTYLGKGLTFLHDKYFTPDGGSRANVPKIAIVITDGESSDDVAGPALMLRRMGIVIYAIGVGNYDAKQLQSVANKPSKRFLVGINNYQELQNVIDSMQKTVCTAVNIQTEDLTPKYADIFFLVDSSAQSQIQVIKQMLIRLSNQLNINIDGNRMGLAQFGDTVKVDFKMNQFTARSDIVEYLKRWRLTGSRTRNTGEAITYARHNFFTSENGARGFKPYLVLITSGKSDDNMIKASRVIKAQGVTLLTVGLGQADRVELQTIATDPYIYFGQSTQQTITDIKAAVDETADATVKTECTTAKVADIVFIVDESSSINHASVNNFQLMRAFMARILKDLDISSKGVRVGLATYSDDPRPEFYLNTYDNKFDTLQSIKLLPYHGGNTYTGKALTFAMNNMFTKERGSRRDSGVQQIAVIITDGVSHDNVSGPALKLRDLGVKVYAVGIKNASMNELRKIATDPVRNYVVSIDDFVKLKSMEANLTKRICREITKPPTPPPKEKDCVQTEEADFFFLIDHSSSIAYEDFDRMKTFVLEFIRMFPIGPKQVRVGLAKFSTSPSLEFNLADYTDKKSLEKAMDAVEQTGGDTYTGAALNFMSPYFDEAEKSRGGKVPRYLIVITDGESHDNEVVKRAAKRLRQQDITIYAIGVKDANNAELLDICGDPKRRFLVNDFDALRPLKNDIVTQICTEAACKEMLADVIFLVDSSGSIHPADFLMMKAFINNTITRSVIGPDSVRMGLLQFSTVQKEEFSLDSPQTQTDLVQKVNSMKQLGGGTLTGQALSFTSQYFDTSRGGRLNVPKILIVITDGEAQDAVKLPAQALRDKNIIIYSIGVDSANITQLNEISGITDRVYTERDFDGLKFLEDKIFYKICHPDTNCTRTEVADMIFLVDGSSSISADQYKSMQRFMTSLVNSTNVGKNLVRFGAIVYSDDAESMFTLNQYTTAKEVRTAITTIRKPGGNTYTGAALRYTLDYFGKQHGGRREQDVTQILFIITDGAATDPVLLPVWSKEILSYGIMIYAIGVGGAKESELKIMTGGDRRRVFYVSDYDALEVAHKNISSELCKDIKPPCEKKEVDLVMLTDSSGSISATDFTIMKTFMKKMVSSFYIKPEAVQVALAQFSAFPKKEFHLNEVDSEATAHAKIDAIDQIGQGTYIGRALEFTRKRFFQTANGSRKNKGVSQNLIVITDGDSQDEVKEEAMLLRAMHVDVYVIGVGNIHRDELIQIAGTAERVFIVNDFRVLEQIKSKVVETVCRPLATSPFICSVDIGIGFDISNRPKPSLFSTQVKLQNYLLEIAERIPSLPNLCCAQGQTIEAHIGFRLVSKEGKVLDKFNFETVSKDVMTKVLALQTVEDLAFNAQLLRSFKDMFSTSTAGVKVLIIFTDGLDDPVEMLQIESESLRNSDVHALLAVALDGATNAHELELVEFGRGFGYKQPLAIGMHNVESAILKQIDTATERVCCGVMCKCSGPDGMRGPRGPPGQKGPPGTKGHAGYPGEEGGPGERGPPGPNGTQGVQGCPGRRGIKGGRGYRGDTGEDGEHGLDGVNGEQGVTGVAGASGERGEPGSPGRRGIRGDPGVKGQSGLRGDPGEPGTDNTIAGQKGENGHRGMQGEAGPDGSPGRPGDAGNTGPQGRRGNPGVKGSIGDPGDIGIQGSPGPSGAQGPRGPIGLIGPSGSSGLPGPQGRPGTTGPKGSPGGAGSKGQKGQQGDSGIKGGIGSAGPRGPPGLDGRDGYGPPGPKGLKGESGFPGYPGLQGEDGTKGKSGGPGVKGNRGRGGNAGNSGLPGDPGTTGPTGHRGSRGAPGPRQMSDCELINYVRDNCACASGLIECPAYPTELVIALDMSEDVTPEVFERMRAIVHHLLEDMSIAESNCPRGARVAIVSFSSSVKYLVRFSDYHRKKHLIEEVNNIALERTSNRRNIGTAMRFVARHVFKRTRKGLLMRKVAVFVTNGASQDIKAINTAVLEFKAHDIHPAVISFRNAPNVRSAFEADETQSFILSLVESGQERQQISDVKKCIICYDPCKRDASCSNMNKTPAPVQVNLDLAVLVDGSRNVQADQYEGVKELLGSVVEQIAVSSQPSRSDGQARVALYQPVPSSYRPTAEQVPVQEEFDFTSFQDSSAMKKHIFQSMQQLGGSYGLGYAVEWVITRGLLTAVKSRKNRMVLAIIGGETSYWDRAQLEYASKLARCQGVVLFTLTVGDTFNTTQVEELASLPLEQHMVHLGEVKQGEQEYAKRFLRTFLSFVKREVNTYPSATIKQMCRDFQQQNQGSVLEAAERPLEKVPWPTSTGTTEVVEEFTEEVEEYTEQTGLDQTRNTQTKDGGQQAIGRGDTDDVCNLRQDEGSCREYALKWYYDTVQNECLQFWYGGCDGNGNRFETKTDCEAHCVKAR